GAGAGCAGTATTGTAATTGCCTGTAGTGTTGGTTAGGAGTGAGCGACTGCCTACTGCTGTATTTGAGTAGCCCTGATTGTTTGTCGAAAGTGAACTTGATCCTATTCCGGTATTGTGATATCCGATATTATTTGACAATAAAGATTTGCTGCCTACTGCTGTATTTGATGAAGCATGTGTGGTATTCAAAGCACCAAGACCGTTGTTATAAAGTGCGCTGTCGCCAACAGCTACGAGGTTGTTTTGGGTTTGGCTGTTCATAAGTGCCTGCACACCAACGGCAACATTTGAGTATCCGGTAGTATTGTAAAACAAAGCGCTTCGGCCTATTGCAGTATTATTGCTCCCGGTAGTCGAATTGTGTAAAGCACTGTAGCCAAAAGCGCTGTTGAAGTTTCCGGAAGTGTTGATGTAAAGTGCCTCATATCCGCTTGCAGTATTATTGCTGCCGGTGGTATTGGAAAACAAGGTTCGAATACCAAGTGCACTGTTGCTATCGCCCGCAGTATTGTTGTTCATTGCATTGTCTCCGATGGCAGTATTGTATCTTCCGGTGTTGTTTGCGGGGCTACTGCTACCTTCCAGTGCTTCGTAGCCCATGGCAATATTGTAAGTTTCCCGTCCGGTAGTGCGGTTATCGGCATAATACATAGCATTGAATCCAATAGCAATACTTCGGTTATTGGCTTTATTATTTACAAGACTATTCGAGCCTATTGCTATGTTATAAGTTCCAGTAGAATTGTCTCGAAGCGACTGATACCCAAGAGCAGAATTAAAATCGCCGGAACTATTATTGTTCATTGAAGATTGACCGATGGCGGTATTATTTTCCCCGGTGTTGTTAAAATTTAGGGAATATGCGCCGATGGCGGTATTTGAATATCCTGTGATGTTTGATTGAAGCGATTGCCGTCCGATTGCGACATTGTTAAACCCTGTGCTGTTGGTTTCTAAAGTATATACACCGATTGCAACATTGCCGTTACCGGTAGAATTTTCGAACATTGCTTTTGTTCCTATAGCTGTATTAAATTTGCCCGTATTATTGGAAAGAGTGATACTTCCCTTCAAAGTTTCATAACCAATAGCTGTATTATAAGTGTATTGTCCTGAACTGCTATTATCAGCATTTGCCATCGAATTATATCCTATGGCAATACTTCTACCGTTGGCTACATTTCCGAACAAGCTGTATGGCCCGATAGCAATATTGTCCGAGCCGGTTGTATTATTGTAAAGGGATTGATAACCGAGAGAAGTGTTTCCCAGACCG
This is a stretch of genomic DNA from Sphingobacteriales bacterium. It encodes these proteins:
- a CDS encoding tail fiber domain-containing protein, with product MKNYFCLLALCLLFMSFLTQAQTPQKFSYQAVARDATGSPIVNSDISILISINQAAPMGITVYSERHDVSTNQFGLFNLEIGTGTVLSGTFTSVAWGNGDKYISVAMDTDGANNGYTYIEMGTTQLLSVPYALYSAESGNSWKLTGNGGTNPNSNYIGTSDAQPLMFKVAGVKAGEINSLTYNTSWGGSSMRFNTTGLGNTSLGYQSLYNNTTGSDNIAIGPYSLFGNVANGRSIAIGYNSMANADNSSSGQYTYNTAIGYETLKGSITLSNNTGKFNTAIGTKAMFENSTGNGNVAIGVYTLETNSTGFNNVAIGRQSLQSNITGYSNTAIGAYSLNFNNTGENNTAIGQSSMNNNSSGDFNSALGYQSLRDNSTGTYNIAIGSNSLVNNKANNRSIAIGFNAMYYADNRTTGRETYNIAMGYEALEGSSSPANNTGRYNTAIGDNAMNNNTAGDSNSALGIRTLFSNTTGSNNTASGYEALYINTSGNFNSAFGYSALHNSTTGSNNTAIGRSALFYNTTGYSNVAVGVQALMNSQTQNNLVAVGDSALYNNGLGALNTTHASSNTAVGSKSLLSNNIGYHNTGIGSSSLSTNNQGYSNTAVGSRSLLTNTTGNYNTALGYNAYPINSTLNNYTGLGFGVGTSNSVSNTVEIGNSSVSAVKMQVLPTTYSDARIKDDVAEDVPGIAFISKLRPVTYHLNIHRQNEMLYGKEKPDTLDWEGKYDVEKIKMTGFIAQEVHQAAKDSNYDFSGIYQPKNANDLYGLSYSAFVMPLVKAVQEQQVIIEQLQQQTQILQTKADQFDLLLKEINQLKKALAKE